In Nonlabens agnitus, the DNA window GATGCGTGTCTAGTTTTGCAAGACGTGTTTTCAATCCTTCCACTTCATCTTCAAGATCTTCAACTTCTAGAGGTAATTCCCCACGAACGTTGCGTATCTCATCAATTCTAGAATCGATTAATTGTAGGTCGTAAAGTTCTCTTAACTTGTCTTCTACAGTTGCCTCGGTCTTTTTTGCCATCTGTCTATGTGTAATTTACAGGGTTTGTTTGCGTCTGTGCGCAAAGGATTGCAAAAATACTAAATTTCTCGCTAATATATTCCTGCAATAGGTTTTTTGTGAACTGCTCACTTTCATAGTGTCCCACGTCGCAAAGCAAGATGTTTTCGCCTTGGAAAAAGTCGTGATATTTCAGGTCTGCGGTGATGTAGGCATCTGCACCTCTACTGATGGCATCTTTAATGGCAAAGGAGCCAGAACCTCCTAATAAAGCTACTTTATGGATGTTTCGCTTTCGCGAAAGCGAACTTCTCACCACACCAGCGTTAAACGTTGTCTTTACGAGTTTTAAAAATTCATCGCTGGCTAGTGGTTGTTCCAATTCTCCAACGGTTCCCATTCCCATTCTAGCGTACTCGTTTTCTAGCGTCTGGATGGAGTAGGAGACCTCTTCATAAGGATGGTGCTTCATCATCGCGCTCAAGATCGATCGTTCCAGATGCGGCAGATATGCCACTTCCAGAAGGACCTCGCTTGCCACTTCTCTAACGCCTGGAGAGCCCAAGGATGGATTGCTGTGCTCGTTTCCCTTGAATGTTCCGGTTCCTGCAATGCTAAAGCTACACTCGCTATAATTTCCCAATTGCCCAGCGCCAGCCACAAATAAGGCTTCTTGAAGGTCCTTTTTATGGGTATCTGGAACATGAACCATCAGTTTTTTGATCACTGATCGTTCTGGCACCAGTGTTTCAACGTTTTGAAGTTTCAATTCTTGCGCCATGCGATAGCTCACGCCGCCATGGGCCATGTCTAATGCAGTGTGTGTCGCATATATGGCAATATCGTGTTTGATGGCTTTAAGAACTGCTCGCCTCACATAATCGGTAGGTTTGAGATGCTTTAAGCCTGAAAAGATGATGGGATGAAAGGTGACGATCAAGTTGCATTTTTTTTCTATCGCTTCCTGCACCACATTCTCTAAGCAGTCCAAGGTGATCAAAACACCGGTAACCTGAGTTGTGTATTCTCCAACCAGCAATCCAACATTATCAAAATCCTGCGCATAATGTAGCGGTGCCAATTGTTCAATGTGGTCTGTAATATCCTTGATTTTCATAGATGTCGTAAAATAGTAAAGATAAAATTTAAGCTACTTTTGAGGTCATGACAGGCCTACGATTTTTGCTGTATCCGTTTTCGATTCTTTATGATGGTGTTACCGGCTTGCGCAACTACGGTTTTGATAAAGGCTGGATCAACGCTACTTCATTTGAAATTCCCATCATTGCTGTAGGTAATTTGAGTACTGGTGGCACCGGCAAGTCTCCTATGGTGGAATACCTCGTAAGGCAGCATGCTGGCCATAAAATCGCTGTCCTAAGTCGTGGTTATGGTCGTGCCACCAAAGGTTATCTAGAAGTTTTTGAATCTAGTAAGGCGACTGAGGTAGGTGATGAACCTTTGCAATTCAAACTGAAATTTAGGGATCAATTGATAGTTTCGGTTTGTGAAAAACGTGTGGATGGCATCAAACGACTTTTAGAAGATCATGATTTAGATCTTATAATACTGGATGATGCTTTCCAACATCGATATGTCAAGGCGTCCCATTATGTGCTATTGACACATTACAGCCAGCCATACTTCAATGATGCACTGTTGCCTGCTGGTAATTTAAGAGAGTCCAGAGCTGGAGCTGATCGTGCTCAAAGTATCGTTGTTACAAAATGTCCAGATGGACTCACTGAAGCTGAAATGATTTCTATCAACGAGCGAATCAAGCCAAAAGCCTATCAGAAAGTTTATTTTTCTAAAATCTCGTATAGCGATCATGCGATTGGGCAGCATCATGAACTAGACTTGTCTAGTCTAAAGGGAAAAGATGTCAAGGTGATTACTGGAATAGCAAAACCAGAATACTTTATTCGATTTCTAGAAAGATTTGTAATTATCCAGCATTTGAAATTCCCAGATCATTATAATTTTAGAGCTTCAGATCTGGATGGTCTGCAAAAAGATGACATTATTCTCACCACCGAAAAGGATTACGTGAGACTCAAAGAATTTAATCTGGAAAATTTATACTACGTGGGAATCACTACCGTCTTCATAGGTGAAGAGCCTCAGATTAATATATCTGGTAATTAGTAAAGGCCTTTTGGATCTTTTCAAAGAATTCATCCATTTTAAAAGGTTTAGGTATGATATCGTCAAACCCAATCTCATAGAATTCTTTCTCTGATTCGTCCAGAGTCACAGCGGTAAGGGCGATAATAGGGAGCTCACGATCAAATTTGCGCACTTCACGAGTACACTGCTTGCCATCCATGCCTGGCATGTGTATGTCCATTAAAACTAGATCATATGTATTCTCCTTGATCTTACCTAATGCCTCAATACCATTGTTTGCAATGTCACAGTCAAAATTCTTTCCTTCAAGAATCTTGCGAGTGATCATTTGGTTGATCTTGTTGTCCTCAACAATCAGAATTTTCTTAGAGATGAGTTCAATAGGAGTAGCCTTTTTGAGGCCAATGACATCGTTGTTTTTACCTTCTGATGTTTCTTGAGTTTCTTTTTTAGCAGCGTCTTCTTGATTCTGTGGTGCTTTATTTTCTTCGGCAGTAACTGGTTCTATTTTTTCCGTCTTCTCGATGGAAGCGGTTTTATCTTCTTTTTGGGTCTTAGGAGACCTTACTGGTTTCTTGTACTCTGGATACTCTTCTTCTGTTTCCGTTTCGTAGATCTTTAAGTTTTTATCTTCATAAAACTTATTGGTATCTGGTAACTCAAACCAAAGATCAAAAGAGAAAATACTACCTCTTCCTATCTTACTATCCAGAACGATCTGACTACCCATGAGGCTTACAAGGTTTTTCACAATAGCTAATCCTAGACCGGTACCACCATATTCTCTCGTAGTACTGGAACCTTCCTGCGTAAAGTTGTTGAAGATGTCCTGTTGTTTCTCTTCAGATATTCCTTTACCATTATCCTCTACTTCAAAGTGAATAAGGCATCTATCCTCAACTTGTTTTACCTGATCCACTCTAATCCAAACATTACCGTTTTTGGTGAACTTGATGGCATTGCCCACAAGGTTGATAAGAATTTGAGACATCTTAACAGGATCACCTTTAATACGACTTGGGATTCTACTGTCAAATTCTAGGCTTAGGCTGTTGCCTTGATCCTTAGCTTGATTAGTTAGAGACGTCGTAATGTCTTCCACTCGCTTTTTAAGGTCAAACGGAATCTGCTCCAGCTCGACTTTATTGGCTTCCAATTTATTGAAGTCCAGAATATTGTCGATCAATGATAATAGATATTCACCTGAAGATTGAAGCGTTTCTAGATGCTCTCTTTGATCATGTCTAGGTTCAGTCTCTAATAATAAGTGCGTCAAACCGGTAACGGCATACATAGGTGTGCGCAGTTCGTGAGTAATAGTAGATAAGAAATCTGCTTTTATTTTGGCAGCATCTTGCGCTCGATCACGTTCATCCATAAGAGCAGAGTTCTTGCCTTCTAGAGTTTGATTACTTTTCGCTCTTAGCTTATTATTCTTAAATAAGGACATGGTCAATAAGGACATGAGCGTAAGCAATACAAAAAACAGGATGTTCTGCATCCCACGACCTTTCAATTTTGTGTCCTGATCTGCTATAAGTTGATCTTTTGCCAAAAGCTCTTTTTTAAGCTCACCTACTTTATCAATAGATGCTGAGCTGGTTGCGAGTGAATTGGTGTCGTTGGATTGACTATCTTTAAGTTGCTGATATTTCTCTAAGAATAACAACGCTTGTTCATAGTTGCCCAAGCCTTTTTCAACAGACGATTTTAAATAATAGCAGCTAAGTAATATGCCTGTAAATCCATAGCTACTCGCCTTAGAAACAGCTTGCTCCACAACCTCGTTGGCACTGTCATAGTCACCTTTTTCAAAGTGCGTTTCCGCTAGGTTGAAGGTGGCTTTAGATTCAAAGTAGAATAAACTCTGCTCACGTAGTTTAGGAATGATATCCTTGTAGATTTCCAGTGCTTCCGTATAGTTGGCAGTGCTCAAATTCAAATTAGCCGATAAGTATCGAGCCTTAAGTGCATTCGTGCTGTCCTGTGATTTAGTCAACGCAATATTGATCGTCTTCAAAATCTCATCAGCTAGGAGATATTCTTTTTTTCTAATGTGAATATCCGCTTGGATAAGAAGTAGATCTATATAAAAATCTGACGTCAGCGGTATCTGACTTTTAAGACGATCCACATTTTTTTGAGCCTCGTCTAATTGTCCCGTATAAATAAAGAAGTTCGCCTCAACGACCTGCGTTCTTAAATGTATGGCAGAGTCACTTGCAATCTCCATGGCGGCCTGCAGTGTTTTCTGGGCCTCGGTAAAACGGTTGCTTTGTAGTTCAAGATTTGCGCGCTCCAACATGGCATCAACAGCGATTTGCTGGCCTTCCTGAGATAGCCTGCTGTCTGTATCCTGCGCCATTCCATAAAAATTTAATAGAATGGTGATTGCTAAAAAAATTACTCTTTTCACACAAAAACTTGAATAACAAATATAAACGGTTAGAATCAAGATGCGGAATCTACCCTTGTTTTAGGCGAGAGATCATCCGTTTATCGATAAAGATGTGCAATTATTAACTTTTGTTCAAGCTATCTAATCTCACCACTAGATCCAAAAGTCGGTTGGAATATCCACTTTCATTATCGTACCAGCCTATGATCTTTACCAATTTCCCGATGACCGAAGTCATCTGACTATCATAAATACATGAAAAAGGAGATCCCGATATATCGATAGAAACTAACGGTACATCGGTATAACTAAAGGTTGATGGGTTCGCTTTCGCGAAAGCGATAAAAGCATCATTCACTTGATCAATGGTAACTTCTTGCTTTACA includes these proteins:
- a CDS encoding Nif3-like dinuclear metal center hexameric protein encodes the protein MKIKDITDHIEQLAPLHYAQDFDNVGLLVGEYTTQVTGVLITLDCLENVVQEAIEKKCNLIVTFHPIIFSGLKHLKPTDYVRRAVLKAIKHDIAIYATHTALDMAHGGVSYRMAQELKLQNVETLVPERSVIKKLMVHVPDTHKKDLQEALFVAGAGQLGNYSECSFSIAGTGTFKGNEHSNPSLGSPGVREVASEVLLEVAYLPHLERSILSAMMKHHPYEEVSYSIQTLENEYARMGMGTVGELEQPLASDEFLKLVKTTFNAGVVRSSLSRKRNIHKVALLGGSGSFAIKDAISRGADAYITADLKYHDFFQGENILLCDVGHYESEQFTKNLLQEYISEKFSIFAILCAQTQTNPVNYT
- the lpxK gene encoding tetraacyldisaccharide 4'-kinase: MTGLRFLLYPFSILYDGVTGLRNYGFDKGWINATSFEIPIIAVGNLSTGGTGKSPMVEYLVRQHAGHKIAVLSRGYGRATKGYLEVFESSKATEVGDEPLQFKLKFRDQLIVSVCEKRVDGIKRLLEDHDLDLIILDDAFQHRYVKASHYVLLTHYSQPYFNDALLPAGNLRESRAGADRAQSIVVTKCPDGLTEAEMISINERIKPKAYQKVYFSKISYSDHAIGQHHELDLSSLKGKDVKVITGIAKPEYFIRFLERFVIIQHLKFPDHYNFRASDLDGLQKDDIILTTEKDYVRLKEFNLENLYYVGITTVFIGEEPQINISGN
- a CDS encoding tetratricopeptide repeat-containing hybrid sensor histidine kinase/response regulator gives rise to the protein MAQDTDSRLSQEGQQIAVDAMLERANLELQSNRFTEAQKTLQAAMEIASDSAIHLRTQVVEANFFIYTGQLDEAQKNVDRLKSQIPLTSDFYIDLLLIQADIHIRKKEYLLADEILKTINIALTKSQDSTNALKARYLSANLNLSTANYTEALEIYKDIIPKLREQSLFYFESKATFNLAETHFEKGDYDSANEVVEQAVSKASSYGFTGILLSCYYLKSSVEKGLGNYEQALLFLEKYQQLKDSQSNDTNSLATSSASIDKVGELKKELLAKDQLIADQDTKLKGRGMQNILFFVLLTLMSLLTMSLFKNNKLRAKSNQTLEGKNSALMDERDRAQDAAKIKADFLSTITHELRTPMYAVTGLTHLLLETEPRHDQREHLETLQSSGEYLLSLIDNILDFNKLEANKVELEQIPFDLKKRVEDITTSLTNQAKDQGNSLSLEFDSRIPSRIKGDPVKMSQILINLVGNAIKFTKNGNVWIRVDQVKQVEDRCLIHFEVEDNGKGISEEKQQDIFNNFTQEGSSTTREYGGTGLGLAIVKNLVSLMGSQIVLDSKIGRGSIFSFDLWFELPDTNKFYEDKNLKIYETETEEEYPEYKKPVRSPKTQKEDKTASIEKTEKIEPVTAEENKAPQNQEDAAKKETQETSEGKNNDVIGLKKATPIELISKKILIVEDNKINQMITRKILEGKNFDCDIANNGIEALGKIKENTYDLVLMDIHMPGMDGKQCTREVRKFDRELPIIALTAVTLDESEKEFYEIGFDDIIPKPFKMDEFFEKIQKAFTNYQIY